The Humulus lupulus chromosome 7, drHumLupu1.1, whole genome shotgun sequence region ttttttcttcaacttTTGAATCTTTAGACTTGTTTcattttgaatatatatttatattatatatgtgaatgtgtgtgTAAATGTCACTGTTAGATAACTTGGAGTAGATagcaaaataaatattttctcaatTTGATGTGAATCTTTTTGGCTGTCAAAGTTAAAATTTCATTTGTGTTGTTCAGCTTGTTTAATGGCATAACAGACGGAATGTATTTTAAGTTGGGCATTTCCAAAAAATTGTTCATTTTTTGCTCCCAAATTCCGAGTATTGCAATGGTTTTAATCCTTTATCAAAAGACAATTTATGTTTCGATTATTCTCatgtgtatacatatatattgataGAAACTGCTGTATAAATTGATAGAACTATTAGTTGTTCAATTATAATCATCTTATAGAAATTTTTAAAATTCAGTTCTGAATGTTCCTGAATACTATTAAGAAGCTTAGAAGCAAAACTTGAATCTAGAAAGGCCTATAATTTATTAAATTGTCATGGGTTGCTTGGAGCTACGTTGGGTTTCATAGACTTACAATGGAGATTGCATTGTGTTATATTGGGTTGCATGGGcatgcatttgaggttgcagtggGTTGCTCTAGGTTGCATTggacttgcatttgaggttgcaatgAGTTACTTTAGGCTGCATTCGGCTTGTATTTGAGGTTGCATATGAGATGCAACATTTTATCAATGTATACAACCTATTCAACCTCTGTTGCAACCTCTACAACTTCTGTTGCAACATCTGCAAAATTGTATTGGGTTGCATGGTGTTGCATTTGAAATTTGCAAATGAGTTTTTTAAAGTTGTTTTAGGCTGCTTTAAGTTGCATTTGAGATTGTAGtgggttgctttaggttgcatatTGGGCTTGCATTTGATGTTGCATTATTAGTTGCATAATGATgaaattttcaaatgaaattaTTAAAGTTACTTTAGGTTGCATGGAGTTGCATTAGGTTTTCATTTGAGGTTTTAGTGCGTTGATTGAGTTGCATAAGACAAAATTagcatatgagtttttttttaaattgacatGAGTTGTATTAAGTTACATGAGGTTGCATATGAGTTTTCAGATTGGGAATAATGGTTTACATAGGGTTGCATGGGCTTTGTTGAAATGTATATAACCTCTTCAACTTCAGTTGCAACCATTATTGAAACATCAACAACTTCTCTTGCAACTTCTGCAACCTCTTTTACAACATTTGAAAAACCTATGAAACTTGAGATGCAATCTTTGTTGCAAAGTCTGCAACCTTCAGAATATTAGGTGCAACATTTTTGGCAACCTCTGTTGCAACATCTACAACCTTTAAAAATGGGCTTGCATTGGACTagcatttgaggttgcagtgggttgcatttAAAATTACATCTGGTTGTTTTAGATGGTATTGGGTTGCATGGAGTTGGATGGGCTTGCCATATGTTGCTTCAGGTTGCATGTGGGTTGTAGTATATTGCATTTTAGGCTACAGTGGGTTGCATTACAATGAGTTGCATAAGAATGAAATTAGACTATGAGATTTTATGTTGCCATGTGTTACATAACGTTGTAGTGGGTTGCACAGACTTGTATTTGAGGTTGCAGTGGGTTCTTTCAGGATGCTTTAGCCTGCATTGACCTTGCATGTAATGTTGATTTAGGTTGCATTTAAAATTGCATTTTGGTTGCATTGAGTTGCATTTGAAATAGTATTAGGGTTGCACGTGGTGCCATGTGTTACTTTAAGTTGCATGGGGTTGAAGTGAGTGACATTTGAGATTATAGTGGGTTGCATGAATTGCATAAGAATGAAATTAGAATATGAGTTTTTATGTTGTCATGGGAACATGGGGTTGTAGTCATATGCTCATAGAAATAGACATTTTGTTTTTTTCATGTACAAATGCAAATGAAGTTTATGAATATGAGAGTGAGTCTTGAGTATTCATATCATTTTGTTGCCCTTCACAAGGCTCCAGCAAAGAAGAGAAAGACAATAGTAAAAGAAAAAGtcgaaaatatttttcaattttgtttatggtgtagaaaatttattattttttttttagaaaaaaacattTATCTTATGTGTTTTTAGAAGGCATTCCGATCCTTATAAGTATGTTGAGTagatagttttttttctttttcttttgatatAGATAAGACTTTGGTGTATTAAGTTCAAGTACTCCAAACATTAAGACATTTTATCAAAATTGAACTTTTTTAGTGGTTATTATTATTCTTTCTTAGCTGCTCGGTTATATACATCAATATTCATATTATTTTAATTGTTGAATAAGAAAATTCAAGTACACTTTTatgtaattatatataaattgtgTTTTGTGAAAATAGTGATAAAATCAATCAATAGTAATATTGTAGAGAAGTCatgataatttggatataacagagttttaaatttttaaagaCTTAATGATTTTAAAACTATTTAAATTTGAGAAAATTAACatttggatgaagagaataaataTCCTCAAAATCTTAATTGAAACTCACAACTACCCAGAAATGACTCATGTTTAGTCATTTACTACGTACAAATTGTAAAATTGAATATATAAAAACTAGATTACCGTATAAATGAAATGATacatgaataaaaatgaaataatttaattaataacgtaaaaatgaaaaaataatgtaaaaaaaattgtatatgagttcattttccttatttttaactatttgatattattattatatatatatgagaatttttttataGGGGCTTTACTTTAAATATTATCGGTGGAGCTCTAAGTATTatcgactcgtgaacagttttcgacacgattttttttatgactgtatatattgtagctatttagagcatcttgcaaatttttagaaaattctgaataatttacagtaccgaaaactagtttCAAACATGTTACtttctacgcgcataaaaaaaaattagtcacgcgtgcaacaacatgtttgaacctaattttcggtactgtaaactattcagaattttctaaaaatagcgctgatgctctaaatagctacaatatacataatcataaaaaaaaatcgcgtcaaaaattgttcaaaggtcgagaacactgagagccccactagTAAGGGTTAAAGTAAAACCCTGATAAttatcttttttatatatatatatatatataaagttccTTGATTTGTTGTGTGAATAACATTATATATCTTTTATTTTAGTATATATGTtgtatattattttgtaattatgttctttttgattttattgaatatacataaaaaaaacttCAGAAAAAGTCTCCATAATTTAACTAAAGTGCTCGTTTAAAGATGCTATAACAATGAGCTATTACTCCTTAAGCCCAGAATATACAAATGATCACAGCAAGTTAGAACATGAAAAATTTACTAGTTTGATTCATTGTATTTTACAAAACAATAGCTTAGACTTAAGTTagtcaaatatatttttaatatccATGTTCTTTCATTTATGTCCGTTTTGTCAAGATGATCAACAATTACAATATCATTTTGAAGCATAAtaacttttaaaaatatatttagtttAAGGTATTTTTTTGTATTGTTTTTGTTaaacacaaaatataaaaaatgatatATTCTCTATTATGAATTTCAGTAAATAATTGATATATATTTGatactatatttaaaaaaaaaatcacttaaaCATACAAGAAATTAGACAAATTCAAATATACCAAATTTTTAGATAATTGCATTAGTTTCACAAAAAGAAccattaaattacaaaaatatcacatttttataAAGACGTAGAAAAATGCACCCTTTCGGTATATCCAAGATATATAAACCAATCTTCAAGTACAACCCCCAAAAGCCCTAATTTCCCAAGCTTCTGCTGTTACGCTCTAATATCTCTATCAGCCGCCGATTTAGGATTCTCCTTCTCTTTCACTGAAAATGGTGAGTTGGGTTTTCTCTGGCTTCTACATCTTCTTCTTTTGATTTTTATGAGTTTATTCTTGTTATGAAGtattctctgtttttttttttttttaattttcaggcGGATACAGAGCCGGAAGTGGCGGTTGCCGGAGTCCCCAAGAAGAGGACATTCAAGAAGTTCAGCTTCAGAGGCGTTGATTTGGATGCTCTCCTTGATATGTCTACTGATGAGCTCGTCAAGCTCTTCACTGCCAGGGCTCGTAGAAGGTTAGTTCAGTTTAAGTCTCGTTACATAATGGATGGTCTCTTTTTGTGTTCGATGGATTTTCGATAATGGGGGGGGTTTTGTTTTAATTGCTGAAAATTTTTGTTGGGTTGATGAATTATTTAGGTTTCAGAGAGGTTTGAAGAGAAAGCCAATGGCTTTGATCAAGAAGCTGCGCAAGGCTGTGAGTTTTCTGTATTTTCTTTTTGTGTGTGTATATTTTGGCTTTTTTCATGAGTTTATTGATAATGATTGATTGGTCGATTAAGATATGAATTCGCCAAATTTGGTTGCCTTAAGTTTGATTATCTGTTTTTGGAGCGTCTGTCCAAATTTCCATATAGATTTATGATTATTTCGTGTTAGGGGTATGGAGTTATTAGAGGGAAGATTGTATCATCTAGGTTTTAATCATTTCAAGTTAGTAAATTTTTGGTTATAGAGGGATGATTTTACTATCTAGTTGGTCTATTTTTCCCCACGGGCTTGAGATTTTGAAGCATAATTCTATTTAAAACCGAATAATCTATCTTATTCAATGTGTATTTAGTCATGTTAATTACATTTATATGTTTCTATGCAACAAAAAGATGTAATTTGTACAAGTAGTTTTGTTGGTTGGTTAATTCGTTACATTTTATTCATGAAATGATCTGCACAAGATTTGAAATTGTAACTCATATGTGAATTTTATATATTTGGAACatgatttgattgttgttccagtCAGTAGTGATTCTGATGTCATGTTTTCAAGAGTTAGCTTCCATATAGTTGCTTGTAGTTGCATTATTGCTTGTTTTTTGTGATGTTTTTTATGTTCTAAACTTTGAGCCGGTGTTAATTTTGTTTTCCTGGCCCCTTGTAACAGAAAAGAGAGGCACCAGCTGGTGAGAAGCCCGAGCCAGTTAGAACCCACCTCAGGAACATgattattgtacctgaaatgatTGGGAGCATCATTGGTGTGTACAATGGTAAGACTTTCAATCAGGTTGAGATCAAGCCTGAAATGATTGGCCATTATCTTGCTGAGTTCTCAATTTCTTACAAGCCTGTGAAGCATGGAAGGCCTGGTATTGGTGCCACTCACTCCTCCAGGTTCATCCCCCTCAAGTGAAGATTCTACTTGTTCTTCTGTTACTTAGTTGGTACCAGGTTTTGCAAGAACCAGATGTTTGATGGTGATGATGAGTATTCATTTTAGTTTTCCCACCTAAATGTGTTTTGGTCATTGTGGACCTGTTTTAGTTTCAAAGTTTTGATGGAGCAAAAGTAGGATGCTGTGCTGGTTAACAAGTTATTCAGATTTGATAGACAATTTATTTAAAGTGAAATTTAGTTTATCATTTCATTGCATGATCTTTTTGAACATTAGTGTTGGAGATTTATTTTACCTGAGAAGTACAAATGCTCACAGTGCACACACATTAATAGCAAAATATTATGTATCCTCAGCGTGAAGTCTTGCCTCTTCACTAAGATTACAATTCTTTAAGAATCTACCATAACCTAATGTGATGTCAAAAAAACAGATATTGGAAGGTTGACatac contains the following coding sequences:
- the LOC133790722 gene encoding small ribosomal subunit protein uS19x, encoding MADTEPEVAVAGVPKKRTFKKFSFRGVDLDALLDMSTDELVKLFTARARRRFQRGLKRKPMALIKKLRKAKREAPAGEKPEPVRTHLRNMIIVPEMIGSIIGVYNGKTFNQVEIKPEMIGHYLAEFSISYKPVKHGRPGIGATHSSRFIPLK